From the genome of Alphaproteobacteria bacterium:
CCGTTGTCGGCATGACGGTCCTTCATGGGGAATGAGCGACATGGACGAAATCCGATTGATCGAACTGAGCGGGTCGCCGCGGACGCGTGGCCGTCAACATGGCGAGACCCTGCGGCACGAGATCGGCGCACTGTACGACACCTTCCGCGGCCTGATGGCGCGGGGCGAGCACGGCGCACCAGGCTTCGATGAAGCGACTATCAATGCCTATGCCGGGGCCCACTGGCCGGCCATCCGCCGCGATGCACCCGATCTGGCCGACGAGATCGAAGGCATCGCCGAGGGCGCGGCGACCAGCCGCGACGCCATCATGACCCTGACCTGTGTCGCGGAGGTCCGCCGACTGCGTCAGGGCCGGGTGCGCCAGAGCCTGATCGACGCCGGCCACCTGGCGGCCGAGGGCCAGCGTGGCTGCACCTGTTTCGGCGTTCAGGGCGGCGCGGCGCGCGACGGCAATGTCTATCTCGGTCAGAACTACGATATCGAGCCGTTGTGGACGCCCATTGCCTTCCGCATCGCGGCCCATGACGACAGCCCGGCGCAGGTGGCCATCGGCCACGCGGGGATCATGTGCGAGTTCGGCGTCAATGACGCGGGCATCGGTTTTGTCGCCAGCGCCATTCTGGTCCAGGACCAGCGGCCAGGCCTGCCCGCGCCGGTGATTGGCCGGATGATCCTGTCACGGCGAACGCTGAGCGAGGCGACGGACGCCGTGGTCAAGGCCGAGCGCACTATCGGCATCCACTATCTGATCGGCTCTGATTTCGGTCTGATGGACGTGGAGACCAGCGCGGCACAACACGCGGTCACTTATGTGACGGCGGACAGCGTCGCCTTCGCCAATCACATCCGCGCAGACTCCCTGCAGCCGCTCAGCCTGGGCGTTTATGGCCACAGCACCTTCGTCCGTGAAGGACGCATGATGCAGCTTCTGGCGCGCAGTCATGGCGAGATTTCAGCCGGGATCCTGCAGGCCTGCCTGGCGGATCATGCGGATTCGCCGCTCAGCATCTGTGGCCATGTGGCGGACGGACGGTCCACCTGTGAGTCGCGGGCGTCGGTTGTGCTGCGGCCGGCCGACGGCACTCTATGGGTCAGCGACGGAACGCCGTGCGCCCATTCCTGGCGCGAAATCCGGGCCGGCGGTCCGGGCGCGGTGGCCGGGCTGCGCACGGTCGCCTGAGCCGCACCGGCATGGCCCGTCGCGGGATAGGCGAAGGCCGCCAGGCCTCGCCGGCGCTGGCCTACACCCTTCTCACTCTGGCGGCCCTGTTCTGGTCAGGAAATTTCCTGCTGGCGCGGGCGGTGCATCTGGATGTGCCGCCGATCGGCCTCAACTTCTGGCGCTGGGTGTTGGCCCTGCTGATACTCCTGCCGTTCGCGGGCGCGGCAGCCTTGCGCCACCGGGCCGTCCTCGGCGCCCACTTCGGCCTGCTTCTGTTGCTGGGCGGTCTTGGCATCGCCGGGTTCAACAGCGCCGCCTATCTGGCGTTGGGCGCCACCACCGCGGTCAACGGGGTGCTGATCGTCTCGGCCACGCCGGTGCTGATCGTGCTGGTGTCGTGGCTGCTGGACCGGCGGCCGGCGACGCCGCGCCAGATAGCCG
Proteins encoded in this window:
- a CDS encoding C45 family peptidase yields the protein MDEIRLIELSGSPRTRGRQHGETLRHEIGALYDTFRGLMARGEHGAPGFDEATINAYAGAHWPAIRRDAPDLADEIEGIAEGAATSRDAIMTLTCVAEVRRLRQGRVRQSLIDAGHLAAEGQRGCTCFGVQGGAARDGNVYLGQNYDIEPLWTPIAFRIAAHDDSPAQVAIGHAGIMCEFGVNDAGIGFVASAILVQDQRPGLPAPVIGRMILSRRTLSEATDAVVKAERTIGIHYLIGSDFGLMDVETSAAQHAVTYVTADSVAFANHIRADSLQPLSLGVYGHSTFVREGRMMQLLARSHGEISAGILQACLADHADSPLSICGHVADGRSTCESRASVVLRPADGTLWVSDGTPCAHSWREIRAGGPGAVAGLRTVA